A single Bifidobacterium scardovii JCM 12489 = DSM 13734 DNA region contains:
- a CDS encoding alpha/beta hydrolase, producing the protein MALRNSTKVMIGCGAAAALAGGVCLTAESLFSFALDTKAKRSMFRQPPDNGQPQQPIRDADECAAAADWFASSKQPVTLASDDGLQLHAWLFDPDCVAPKPHLYAICCHGYTGEPAEMAKWAHRYAKLGFTVLVPAQRAHELSEGRYVGMGWLERNDLLGWIRLITDSDGDARILLHGNSMGAATVMMAAGDPRLPRNVAAAIEDCGYASVAGQFEDTARAMFHLPRPVAAMLVRAAGLVCRRRAGYGFAEASCTRMLRHATIPMLFIHGGADTFVSPRFLEANYRACASLDREKLLVPGADHTMSASTAPDLYWRKVTGFVRRVFAL; encoded by the coding sequence ATGGCGCTGCGGAATTCCACGAAGGTCATGATCGGCTGCGGCGCTGCCGCCGCTCTGGCGGGCGGAGTCTGCCTGACCGCCGAATCGTTGTTCTCGTTCGCGCTGGACACCAAGGCGAAACGGTCGATGTTCCGCCAGCCGCCCGACAACGGCCAGCCCCAACAGCCGATCCGCGACGCCGACGAGTGCGCCGCTGCCGCCGACTGGTTCGCATCCTCCAAGCAGCCGGTCACGCTCGCCAGCGACGACGGGCTGCAGCTGCACGCCTGGCTGTTCGACCCCGATTGCGTGGCGCCCAAGCCGCACCTGTACGCGATCTGCTGCCACGGCTACACCGGGGAGCCCGCGGAGATGGCGAAATGGGCGCATCGCTACGCCAAGCTCGGGTTCACGGTGCTCGTGCCGGCCCAGCGCGCGCATGAACTGAGCGAGGGCCGGTACGTCGGCATGGGGTGGCTGGAGCGCAACGACCTGCTGGGTTGGATCCGGCTGATCACCGACAGCGACGGAGACGCGCGCATCCTGCTGCATGGCAATTCGATGGGCGCCGCCACGGTGATGATGGCGGCCGGCGACCCCCGGCTGCCGCGCAACGTGGCCGCGGCGATCGAGGACTGCGGCTACGCCTCGGTGGCCGGCCAGTTCGAGGACACGGCCCGAGCGATGTTCCATCTGCCCCGCCCGGTGGCGGCGATGCTGGTGCGGGCGGCGGGGCTGGTCTGCAGGCGCCGCGCCGGATACGGCTTCGCCGAGGCGTCGTGCACGCGCATGCTGCGGCACGCGACGATCCCCATGCTGTTCATTCACGGCGGGGCCGACACCTTCGTCTCTCCTCGCTTCCTCGAAGCGAACTACCGCGCCTGCGCGAGCCTCGACCGGGAGAAGCTGCTCGTGCCCGGCGCCGATCACACGATGAGCGCCAGTACCGCACCCGACCTGTACTGGCGCAAGGTCACCGGCTTCGTCAGGCGTGTGTTCGCGCTGTAG
- a CDS encoding NAD(P)(+) transhydrogenase (Re/Si-specific) subunit beta has translation MGALSEILSTPLGVIEWFVYLLAAVMFVIGLHLMNSPKTARKGNLISAAGMVMACVMAFIVLFVGEIGNGFQHGVAVVLLIAGIAIGAIVGVWSAKKVKMTDMPQLVSVFNTVGGGAAALVALNDILNSSDTPTIVVLITAGLGIMIGSVTFTGSLVAAGKLQGIKFLRKLTLPAKGVWNIAFIALTVIAFVMLCVQPGNAVLWCILTTVFALAYGLVFVIPIGGADMPVVISVLNACTGTAVAMSGLAINNIALIVAGALVGAAGVTLSLAMSKAMNRPLMSVLAGGFGGASGAAADASGPEGTMKETTADDVAVQLVYADKVIFVPGFGLAQAQAQRELADLGELLKGHGVEIEYAIHPVAGRMPGHMNVLLAEANVPYEELVDLDDINPQFPTANVALVVGANDVTNPAARRPGTPVSGMPILDVDKAQNVVVMKRGRGKGYAGIENELYFEPNTQMLFGDAKAGLQAVIAAVKELIA, from the coding sequence ATGGGTGCGCTTTCCGAGATACTGAGCACGCCGCTTGGCGTCATTGAATGGTTCGTCTATCTGCTGGCCGCCGTGATGTTCGTGATCGGCCTGCACCTGATGAACTCGCCGAAGACCGCGCGCAAGGGCAACCTGATCTCCGCGGCCGGCATGGTCATGGCCTGCGTCATGGCGTTCATCGTGCTGTTCGTCGGCGAGATCGGCAACGGCTTCCAGCACGGCGTCGCCGTCGTCCTGCTGATCGCGGGCATCGCGATCGGCGCGATCGTCGGCGTGTGGAGCGCCAAGAAGGTCAAGATGACCGACATGCCGCAGCTCGTCTCCGTGTTCAACACGGTCGGCGGCGGCGCGGCCGCGCTCGTCGCCCTCAACGACATCCTCAACTCGTCGGACACGCCGACCATCGTCGTGCTCATCACCGCCGGCCTGGGCATCATGATCGGCTCGGTCACGTTCACCGGCTCGCTGGTCGCCGCCGGCAAGCTGCAGGGCATCAAGTTCCTGCGCAAGCTGACCCTGCCGGCCAAGGGCGTGTGGAACATCGCGTTCATCGCGCTGACCGTGATCGCCTTCGTCATGCTGTGCGTGCAGCCGGGCAACGCGGTGCTCTGGTGCATCCTGACCACCGTGTTCGCGCTGGCGTACGGCCTGGTGTTCGTCATCCCGATCGGCGGCGCCGACATGCCCGTCGTCATCTCCGTGCTCAACGCCTGCACCGGCACCGCCGTGGCCATGAGCGGCCTCGCGATCAACAACATCGCGCTGATCGTCGCCGGCGCGCTCGTCGGCGCGGCCGGCGTCACCCTGTCGCTGGCCATGTCCAAGGCCATGAACCGCCCGCTGATGAGCGTGCTCGCCGGCGGCTTCGGCGGGGCCTCGGGCGCGGCGGCCGACGCCTCCGGCCCGGAAGGCACCATGAAGGAGACCACCGCCGACGACGTGGCAGTCCAGCTCGTCTACGCCGACAAGGTCATCTTCGTGCCCGGCTTCGGCCTGGCCCAGGCGCAGGCCCAGCGCGAGCTCGCCGACCTCGGCGAGCTGCTCAAGGGCCACGGCGTCGAGATCGAGTACGCGATCCACCCGGTCGCCGGCCGTATGCCCGGCCACATGAACGTGCTGCTCGCCGAGGCCAATGTGCCCTACGAGGAGCTCGTCGATCTCGACGACATCAACCCGCAGTTCCCGACCGCCAACGTCGCCCTCGTCGTCGGCGCCAACGACGTCACCAACCCGGCGGCCCGCCGCCCCGGCACCCCGGTCTCCGGCATGCCGATCCTCGACGTCGACAAGGCCCAGAACGTCGTCGTCATGAAGCGCGGCCGCGGCAAGGGCTACGCCGGCATCGAGAACGAGCTCTACTTCGAGCCCAACACCCAGATGCTGTTCGGCGACGCGAAGGCGGGGCTGCAAGCCGTCATCGCCGCGGTCAAGGAATTGATCGCATAA
- a CDS encoding branched-chain amino acid aminotransferase translates to MTEQTHHDPAALDKLTEPFTVLPNDNPASDEKRQSLIDKPAFGQVFSDNMTHMTWTKGEGWSDRRVEPYAPLKMDPGASVLHYAQECFEGLKAYRHADGSTWLFRPDANAERFQNSAKRLYLPELPIDDFLGSVAALVKRDAAWVPSRREYTLYMRPFMFASEPFLGVRAPQEVDYCVIASPSGPYFPGGVKPVSIWVEDKWFRTGPGGTGFAKCGGNYAASLLGEYKGIENGCEQVCFVDAATKTYLEELGGMNMMAVHKDGHVETPSLTGNILPGVTRRSLIQLLQDKGHDVVETMIALDQLLDDIKSGEVTEVFACGTAAIITPIGRFKSEKFDVTVADGGSGKLTCELRDELLGIQLGEVEDPHNWMWKVC, encoded by the coding sequence ATGACCGAACAAACACATCACGATCCGGCGGCGCTCGACAAGCTCACCGAACCGTTCACCGTACTGCCGAACGACAACCCCGCATCCGATGAGAAGCGCCAGTCCCTCATCGACAAGCCGGCATTCGGACAGGTCTTCTCCGACAACATGACCCATATGACCTGGACCAAGGGCGAAGGCTGGTCCGACCGCCGCGTCGAGCCGTACGCGCCGCTTAAGATGGATCCGGGCGCATCCGTGCTGCACTACGCGCAAGAGTGCTTCGAGGGCCTCAAGGCCTACCGTCACGCCGACGGCTCCACCTGGCTGTTCCGCCCGGACGCGAACGCCGAGCGCTTCCAGAACTCCGCCAAGCGCCTGTACCTGCCCGAGCTGCCGATCGACGACTTCCTCGGTTCCGTGGCCGCGCTGGTCAAGCGCGACGCCGCCTGGGTGCCGTCCCGCCGCGAGTACACGCTGTACATGCGTCCGTTCATGTTCGCTTCCGAGCCGTTCCTCGGCGTGCGCGCCCCGCAGGAGGTCGACTACTGCGTGATCGCCTCCCCGTCCGGCCCGTACTTCCCGGGCGGCGTCAAGCCGGTGAGCATCTGGGTCGAGGACAAGTGGTTCCGCACCGGCCCCGGCGGCACCGGTTTCGCCAAGTGCGGCGGCAACTACGCCGCCTCCCTGCTCGGCGAGTACAAGGGCATCGAGAACGGCTGCGAGCAGGTGTGCTTCGTGGACGCCGCCACCAAGACCTACCTTGAGGAGCTCGGCGGCATGAACATGATGGCCGTGCACAAGGACGGCCACGTGGAGACCCCGTCCCTGACCGGCAACATCCTGCCGGGCGTGACCCGCCGTTCCCTGATCCAGCTGCTGCAGGACAAGGGCCACGACGTGGTCGAGACTATGATCGCTCTCGACCAGCTGCTCGACGACATCAAGTCCGGCGAGGTCACCGAGGTGTTCGCCTGCGGCACCGCCGCCATCATCACCCCGATCGGCCGCTTCAAGTCCGAGAAGTTCGACGTCACCGTCGCCGACGGCGGCTCCGGCAAGCTCACCTGCGAGCTGCGCGACGAGCTGCTCGGCATCCAGCTCGGCGAGGTCGAGGACCCGCACAACTGGATGTGGAAAGTCTGCTGA
- a CDS encoding NAD(P) transhydrogenase subunit alpha translates to MDIVVAITLFVLALLIGVEVIGKVPATLHTPLMSGANSIHGIVIVGVVIVAAHATSPLAWVFIFLAAVLGTMNVVGGYVVTDRMLEMFKSDKSKKKDEEGK, encoded by the coding sequence ATGGATATCGTCGTCGCAATCACTCTGTTCGTACTGGCGCTGCTCATCGGCGTCGAGGTCATCGGCAAGGTGCCCGCAACCCTGCACACCCCGCTGATGTCGGGCGCGAACTCCATCCACGGCATCGTCATCGTCGGCGTCGTCATCGTCGCCGCGCACGCCACCAGCCCGCTCGCCTGGGTGTTCATCTTCCTGGCCGCCGTGCTGGGCACGATGAACGTCGTCGGCGGCTACGTGGTCACCGACCGCATGCTGGAGATGTTCAAGTCCGACAAGTCGAAGAAGAAAGATGAGGAGGGCAAGTAA
- a CDS encoding trimeric intracellular cation channel family protein produces the protein MEVALESNAFFMGIEYLAIFCCGLMGGLCAVRKNYDLFAMLITAWLTALGGGIIRDVMLGAFPPVGISDKGFVITALVSGLAVAVIHPEVDKLKWPMLTIDALALALFAVNGTSKAMIYGMSGMTSVFMGMFTALGGGLVRDMLLNDVPMVIRDKHWYAVPSAVGCVLTVFVCKGVQHGWLDLTAEITLDIVITILVVAMRLLSVKFNITLPGAMERHEVYLPGQTRYLKRPVIHPDAKDPHGGSPSDED, from the coding sequence ATGGAAGTGGCGCTGGAGAGCAATGCCTTTTTCATGGGCATCGAGTATCTGGCGATCTTCTGCTGCGGCCTGATGGGGGGATTGTGCGCGGTCCGCAAGAACTACGACCTGTTCGCCATGCTCATCACCGCGTGGCTGACCGCTCTGGGCGGCGGCATCATCCGTGACGTGATGCTCGGCGCGTTCCCTCCCGTGGGCATCTCCGACAAGGGCTTCGTGATCACCGCGCTCGTTTCGGGGCTCGCGGTGGCCGTGATCCACCCGGAGGTCGACAAGCTCAAATGGCCGATGCTCACCATCGACGCCCTCGCCCTTGCGCTGTTCGCGGTCAACGGCACCTCGAAGGCGATGATCTACGGCATGTCCGGCATGACCTCGGTGTTCATGGGCATGTTCACCGCGCTCGGCGGCGGTCTGGTGCGCGATATGCTGCTCAACGACGTGCCGATGGTCATCCGCGACAAGCACTGGTACGCCGTGCCCTCGGCGGTCGGCTGCGTGCTGACCGTGTTCGTGTGCAAGGGCGTGCAGCACGGGTGGCTGGACCTCACCGCCGAGATCACGCTGGATATCGTCATCACCATACTGGTGGTGGCGATGCGGCTGCTGTCCGTCAAATTCAACATCACGCTGCCCGGCGCGATGGAGCGCCATGAGGTGTATCTGCCCGGCCAGACCCGCTATCTCAAGCGTCCGGTGATCCACCCCGATGCCAAGGATCCCCACGGCGGTTCCCCCTCCGACGAGGACTAG
- a CDS encoding NAD(P) transhydrogenase subunit alpha → MAETQEATVVFGVLNETSEHESRVALTPDIVTRLRKAGVSCLIEYGAGLASQYTDEDYAKAGAEVLPANEVVARADALGFVDRPSADLVAGIKAGTWVIGMLGSFTDADYVASLESAGLVGVGIEKLPRQLSSAQSMDEMTSQNSVMGYKAALVAANAYGSFFPMMTTAAGTIRPAKVLILGAGIAGLQAIGTAKRLGAVVTAYDVRPASRDEVESLGAKFLDLGLDFSKGQGEGGYARALSAEEQAQQQAAVDQKATGFDVIITTAKVPGRKPPLLLTKAGVDGLKRGAVIVDCAASELGGNVEGSEVGTRITDGGVTIIGAPYLASEVANTASNLLARNVADVLAHFVKDGKLAIDLNEELDDALIVAGRPAAPAQA, encoded by the coding sequence ATGGCTGAAACCCAAGAAGCCACCGTGGTGTTCGGTGTTTTGAACGAGACATCGGAGCATGAGTCGCGCGTCGCCCTGACGCCGGACATCGTCACCCGGTTGCGTAAGGCGGGCGTGTCCTGCCTGATTGAATACGGTGCGGGACTCGCCTCGCAGTATACGGATGAGGATTACGCCAAGGCCGGCGCCGAGGTGCTGCCGGCGAACGAAGTGGTCGCCCGGGCCGACGCGCTCGGATTCGTGGATCGGCCGTCCGCCGATCTCGTCGCCGGGATCAAGGCCGGCACATGGGTGATCGGCATGCTTGGCTCGTTCACCGACGCCGACTACGTCGCCTCGCTCGAATCGGCCGGACTGGTCGGCGTGGGCATCGAGAAGCTGCCCCGTCAGCTCAGCTCCGCGCAGTCGATGGACGAGATGACCTCGCAGAACTCCGTGATGGGCTACAAGGCCGCGCTCGTGGCCGCCAACGCCTACGGATCGTTCTTCCCGATGATGACCACGGCGGCCGGCACGATCCGCCCGGCCAAGGTGCTCATCCTCGGCGCCGGCATCGCCGGCCTGCAGGCCATCGGCACCGCCAAGCGCCTCGGCGCGGTCGTCACCGCGTACGACGTGCGCCCCGCGTCCCGCGACGAGGTCGAGTCGCTCGGCGCGAAGTTCCTCGATCTGGGGCTCGACTTCTCGAAGGGCCAGGGCGAGGGCGGCTACGCGCGCGCCCTGAGCGCCGAGGAGCAGGCCCAGCAGCAGGCCGCGGTCGATCAGAAGGCCACCGGATTCGACGTGATCATCACCACCGCCAAGGTGCCTGGCCGCAAGCCGCCGCTGCTGCTGACCAAGGCCGGCGTCGACGGCCTCAAGCGCGGCGCGGTGATCGTGGACTGCGCCGCCAGCGAGCTCGGCGGCAACGTCGAGGGCTCCGAGGTCGGCACGCGGATAACCGACGGCGGCGTGACCATCATCGGCGCCCCCTACCTGGCCAGCGAAGTGGCCAACACCGCCTCCAACCTGCTGGCCCGCAACGTCGCCGACGTGCTCGCCCACTTCGTGAAGGACGGCAAGCTCGCCATCGACCTGAACGAGGAGCTCGACGACGCGCTGATCGTGGCCGGACGTCCCGCCGCCCCGGCTCAGGCCTAG
- the lepA gene encoding translation elongation factor 4 yields MRAQDARQPRDKETDQVIEPKNKPGFTDQSLIRNFCIIAHIDHGKSTVADRILQLSGIVPEREMRDRFLDRMDIEQERGITIKSQAVRVPWTFDGTEYTLGMIDTPGHVDFTYEVSRALAACEGAVLLVDATQGIEAQTLSNLYMAIDHDLTIIPVLNKIDLPSAEPDKHAEEIAGLIGCETSDVLRVSGKTGEGVAELLDQIVMEVPAPHGDPKAPARALIFDSVYDSYRGIVTYIRMEDGELRSREKVHMMGIGMTHEPIEIGVISPDMTPTKALGAGEVGYIITGAKDVSQSKVGDTLTSAVRPASEPLPGYRDPKPMVYSGLFPIDNAQFPELREALDKLKLNDAALIYEPETSVALGFGFRCGFLGLLHMEIVSERLSREFGLDLISTAPNVPYEVTSEDGSEHHVTNPSEFPDGKIKKIVEPMVAADIITPKEFIGAVMDLCQDHRGIMGTMEYISTDRVEMHYRIPLAEIVFDFFDQLKSRTKGYASLDYHEDGEQSADLVKVDILIQGEKVDAFSAIVHRDKAYSYGVMMTKKLRELIPRQQFEIPIQAAIGSRIIARENIRALRKDVLAKCYGGDITRKRKLLEKQKAGKKRMKMLGHVEVPQEAFIAALSTGDEGNDRDTKDKIRAAQKTEG; encoded by the coding sequence ATGCGCGCACAGGACGCGCGCCAGCCACGAGACAAGGAGACTGATCAGGTGATTGAACCGAAGAACAAGCCCGGGTTTACCGATCAGTCATTGATCCGCAACTTCTGCATCATCGCGCACATCGACCACGGCAAGTCGACCGTGGCCGACCGCATCCTCCAGCTGAGCGGCATCGTGCCCGAGCGCGAGATGCGCGACCGCTTCCTCGACCGTATGGACATCGAGCAGGAGCGCGGCATCACCATCAAGTCGCAGGCCGTGCGCGTGCCGTGGACCTTCGACGGCACCGAATACACGCTGGGCATGATCGATACGCCCGGTCACGTCGACTTCACCTACGAGGTGTCGCGCGCGCTGGCCGCGTGCGAGGGCGCGGTGCTGCTCGTCGACGCCACGCAGGGCATCGAGGCGCAGACGCTCTCGAACCTGTACATGGCCATCGACCACGACCTGACCATCATCCCGGTGCTCAACAAGATCGACCTGCCGAGCGCCGAGCCGGACAAGCACGCCGAGGAGATCGCCGGCCTGATCGGCTGCGAGACGAGCGACGTGCTGCGCGTCTCGGGCAAGACCGGCGAGGGCGTGGCCGAACTGCTCGACCAGATCGTCATGGAGGTGCCCGCGCCGCACGGCGATCCGAAGGCCCCGGCCCGCGCGCTGATCTTCGACTCCGTGTACGACTCGTACCGCGGCATCGTCACCTACATCCGTATGGAGGACGGCGAGCTCAGGTCCCGCGAGAAGGTGCACATGATGGGCATCGGCATGACGCACGAGCCCATCGAGATCGGCGTGATCAGCCCCGACATGACGCCGACCAAGGCGCTCGGCGCCGGCGAGGTCGGCTACATCATCACCGGCGCGAAGGACGTGAGCCAGTCGAAGGTCGGCGACACGCTGACCTCGGCCGTGCGCCCGGCCAGCGAGCCACTGCCCGGCTACCGCGACCCCAAGCCGATGGTGTATTCCGGCCTGTTCCCGATCGACAACGCGCAGTTCCCCGAACTGCGCGAGGCGCTCGACAAGCTCAAGCTCAACGACGCGGCCCTCATCTACGAGCCGGAGACGTCGGTGGCGCTGGGCTTTGGCTTCCGCTGCGGCTTCCTCGGCTTGCTGCACATGGAGATCGTCTCCGAGCGCCTGAGCCGCGAATTCGGGCTCGACCTGATCTCCACCGCGCCGAACGTGCCGTACGAGGTCACGTCGGAGGACGGTTCCGAGCACCATGTGACCAATCCGAGCGAGTTCCCCGACGGCAAGATCAAGAAGATCGTCGAGCCGATGGTGGCCGCTGACATCATCACGCCGAAGGAGTTCATCGGCGCGGTGATGGACCTGTGCCAGGACCACCGCGGCATCATGGGCACGATGGAGTACATCTCCACCGATCGGGTGGAGATGCACTACCGCATCCCGCTGGCCGAGATCGTGTTCGACTTCTTCGACCAGCTCAAGTCCCGTACCAAGGGCTACGCCTCGCTCGACTACCACGAGGACGGCGAGCAGTCGGCCGACCTGGTGAAGGTCGACATCCTGATCCAGGGCGAGAAGGTCGACGCGTTCAGCGCGATCGTGCACCGCGACAAAGCGTACAGCTACGGCGTGATGATGACGAAGAAGCTGCGCGAGCTGATTCCGCGCCAGCAGTTCGAGATTCCGATCCAGGCGGCGATCGGATCGCGCATCATCGCGCGCGAGAACATCCGCGCGCTGCGCAAGGACGTGCTCGCCAAGTGCTACGGCGGCGACATCACCCGCAAGCGCAAGCTGCTCGAGAAACAGAAGGCCGGCAAGAAGCGCATGAAGATGCTCGGCCATGTCGAGGTGCCGCAGGAGGCGTTCATCGCCGCCCTGTCCACCGGCGACGAGGGCAACGACCGCGATACCAAGGACAAGATCCGCGCCGCCCAGAAGACCGAAGGCTGA
- a CDS encoding PH domain-containing protein, producing the protein MGAIMADGDIIWTQRKRNWCRTPFTFTVYTLTSDELVVQSGLLSQTFDTTKLFRIVDFTITRSLLQRVFGLSTIVVEARDQSSGGRIVLKNIIDGFAVRKLLQRAVDEARSVNRVGTREFMGAGDGYDAGSVDGDFDGDGIPDYR; encoded by the coding sequence ATGGGCGCGATCATGGCCGACGGCGACATCATCTGGACGCAACGCAAGCGCAACTGGTGCCGCACACCGTTCACCTTCACGGTGTATACGCTCACTTCGGACGAACTGGTGGTGCAGTCGGGTCTGCTGAGCCAGACCTTCGACACGACCAAGCTGTTCCGCATCGTCGATTTCACGATCACGCGCTCGCTGCTGCAACGCGTGTTCGGCCTGAGCACGATCGTGGTGGAGGCCCGTGACCAGTCGTCGGGCGGGCGGATCGTGCTGAAGAACATCATCGACGGGTTCGCGGTGCGCAAGCTGCTGCAGCGCGCGGTCGACGAGGCGCGCAGCGTGAACCGCGTGGGCACGCGCGAGTTCATGGGCGCCGGCGACGGCTACGACGCCGGCTCGGTCGACGGCGACTTCGACGGAGACGGCATCCCGGACTACCGGTGA
- the hemW gene encoding radical SAM family heme chaperone HemW, which yields MEFEVYIHVPFCLRRCGYCDFNTYTATDLGGGASRANYANMVIREMALVRDWQRVHGIEEPAASTVFFGGGTPTILPADDLAAMLDAVRSTWGIAPDAEITTEANPDTVNEYYIGKLAEAGFTRISFGMQSAVPHVLRTLDRTHTPANVEAGVAAAAKAGLRSSVDLIYGAPGESLDDWRTSVETAIGLGVNHISAYALTVEPTTKMGRQIKAGILPKPNDDDEAAKYEIADEAFSAAGLSWYEVSNWARPGCESRHNLGYWRNVDWAGLGPGAHSHYNAVAEEGNGDDADHPQSAAPTVPAGGGGDGLSRGGDHGTHGLRGWDIAHPRLWGAAINEGRVPWSGSESITAEENLEEIIMLGLRIREGLDLDRVNRLIRDGREAGTLGPSITALDRTRFEPLVDEGLVTLDGDRVVPTRAGRLLNDTIIERCFAWCGL from the coding sequence ATGGAGTTCGAGGTATACATTCACGTGCCGTTTTGCCTCCGGCGCTGCGGCTACTGCGACTTCAACACCTACACGGCCACGGACCTGGGCGGGGGCGCCTCTCGGGCGAATTACGCCAATATGGTGATTCGCGAGATGGCGTTGGTGCGCGACTGGCAGCGTGTCCACGGCATCGAGGAGCCTGCCGCGTCCACCGTCTTCTTCGGCGGAGGCACGCCGACCATTCTTCCCGCGGACGATCTGGCCGCCATGCTGGATGCCGTCCGCTCGACATGGGGCATCGCGCCCGATGCGGAAATCACCACCGAGGCCAATCCCGACACCGTCAACGAGTACTATATCGGCAAGCTGGCCGAGGCCGGTTTCACCCGCATTTCGTTCGGCATGCAGTCGGCGGTGCCGCACGTGCTCAGGACGCTCGACCGCACGCATACGCCCGCCAATGTGGAAGCCGGCGTCGCGGCCGCGGCCAAGGCCGGCCTGCGCTCCAGCGTCGATCTGATCTATGGCGCGCCGGGGGAGAGCCTTGACGACTGGCGCACGTCGGTCGAAACGGCCATCGGCCTCGGCGTGAACCATATTTCGGCGTATGCGCTCACCGTGGAGCCGACCACGAAGATGGGCCGCCAGATCAAGGCGGGCATCCTGCCCAAACCGAACGACGACGATGAGGCCGCGAAGTACGAGATCGCCGACGAGGCGTTCTCGGCGGCCGGCCTGTCATGGTACGAGGTGTCCAATTGGGCCCGACCGGGCTGCGAAAGCCGGCACAATCTGGGGTACTGGCGCAATGTCGACTGGGCGGGCCTCGGACCCGGGGCACACTCCCACTACAACGCGGTTGCGGAGGAAGGGAATGGTGATGATGCCGACCACCCCCAGTCGGCTGCGCCGACAGTCCCCGCCGGCGGGGGCGGCGATGGGCTGTCCCGCGGCGGCGACCATGGGACGCACGGGCTGCGCGGTTGGGATATCGCCCATCCGCGGCTGTGGGGCGCGGCCATCAACGAGGGCCGCGTGCCGTGGTCCGGCAGCGAAAGCATCACCGCCGAGGAGAACCTCGAGGAGATCATCATGCTGGGGCTGCGCATCCGCGAGGGCCTTGACCTTGACCGGGTCAACCGTCTGATCCGGGATGGCCGGGAAGCGGGAACGCTCGGCCCCTCCATCACGGCGCTGGACCGCACGCGGTTCGAGCCGCTGGTCGACGAGGGCCTGGTCACCCTGGACGGCGACCGCGTCGTGCCCACGCGCGCGGGCCGCCTGCTCAACGACACGATCATCGAACGCTGCTTCGCCTGGTGCGGGTTGTGA
- the rpsT gene encoding 30S ribosomal protein S20 translates to MANIKSQKKRILTNEKAHKRNVAVKSGLKTAVRATREAIAAGDKAAAEAAYKVAAQKLDKAAGAGVIHKNQAANRKSGLAVQINAL, encoded by the coding sequence GTGGCAAACATCAAGTCGCAGAAGAAGCGCATTCTCACCAACGAGAAGGCGCACAAGCGCAACGTGGCCGTCAAGTCCGGCCTGAAGACCGCCGTCCGCGCCACCCGCGAGGCCATCGCCGCCGGCGATAAGGCCGCCGCCGAGGCCGCCTACAAGGTTGCCGCCCAGAAGCTCGACAAGGCTGCTGGCGCTGGCGTGATCCACAAGAACCAGGCCGCCAACCGCAAGTCCGGCCTCGCCGTGCAGATCAACGCGCTGTGA
- a CDS encoding 50S ribosomal protein L25/general stress protein Ctc: protein MATTIKLEGEARNEFGKGAARRMRVAKQIPATMYAGGEAPVFVKLPMKETTLALRHTNALFSISYGDQNKLAVVKDVQRNPVKRIVEHIDFYEVKAGEKIDVEVPVFVEGTPKGVAVAFVDVQELKVRADVANLPEKIVVNVDGLTDGTKVLLKDVVLPEGVELDMDDLEESVVTVEVPEDATESTAAPEAAPADADAAAAAAPADDAK, encoded by the coding sequence ATGGCTACTACCATCAAGCTCGAAGGCGAAGCCCGCAACGAGTTCGGCAAGGGCGCTGCCCGCCGCATGCGCGTTGCCAAGCAGATCCCCGCCACCATGTACGCGGGCGGCGAGGCTCCCGTGTTCGTCAAGCTCCCGATGAAGGAGACCACCCTGGCGCTGCGCCACACCAACGCCCTGTTCTCCATCTCCTACGGCGACCAGAACAAGCTCGCCGTCGTCAAGGACGTGCAGCGCAACCCCGTCAAGCGCATCGTCGAGCACATTGACTTCTACGAGGTCAAGGCCGGCGAGAAGATCGACGTCGAGGTGCCGGTGTTCGTCGAGGGCACCCCGAAGGGTGTCGCCGTCGCGTTCGTCGACGTGCAGGAGCTCAAGGTCCGCGCCGATGTCGCCAACCTGCCCGAGAAGATCGTGGTCAACGTCGATGGCCTGACCGACGGCACCAAGGTGCTGCTCAAGGACGTCGTCCTGCCCGAGGGCGTCGAGCTCGACATGGATGATCTCGAGGAGTCCGTCGTCACCGTCGAGGTGCCGGAGGATGCCACCGAGTCCACCGCCGCCCCGGAGGCCGCCCCGGCTGACGCCGACGCCGCTGCCGCCGCCGCTCCGGCCGACGACGCCAAGTGA